In Zea mays cultivar B73 chromosome 7, Zm-B73-REFERENCE-NAM-5.0, whole genome shotgun sequence, the following proteins share a genomic window:
- the LOC103632469 gene encoding uncharacterized protein produces MRTRRVQAASMGISESRQKQVYLISLINKGRVVAKGKLVTTDSQREILGAKLGPEYCGVLVEGLENIELGNIIDEEIPRPSNQIRTLIDAIGYVIPWPITHVKQARSSSCTRNKLVPAACGQS; encoded by the exons ATG AGAACTCGAAGGGTTCAAGCTGCCAGCATGGGCATATCAGAATCA AGACAAAAGCAAGTCTACCTTATTTCACTGATAAACAAAGGCAGAGTTGTGGCCAAAGGGAAGTTAGTGACTACAGATAGCCAAAGAGAAATATTAGGAGCAAAGCTTGGACCAGAATATTGTGGGGTTCTTGTTGAAGGCCTTGAAAATATTGAACTTGGCAATATTATAGATGAGGAGATACCTAGACCATCTAATCAGATTCGTACACTAATTGATGCTATTGGCTATGTTATTCCTTGGCCAATTACACAT GTGAAGCAAGCTAGAAGCTCATCTTGTACCCGCAACAAGTTGGTACCTGCAGCATGTGGACAAAGCTAG